A genome region from Lactobacillus sp. ESL0791 includes the following:
- a CDS encoding NAD(P)H-hydrate dehydratase, with the protein MAEITEEILHEVIKRRKSVSHKGNYGRVLLIGGSENYGGAIIMAAEGALNAGSGLVAVASHQQNLSALHSRDPEVMFIDWQDKTLGSLIKKMNVVVCGPGLGTNDFAKKILLTVKDMVTAKQTLILDASALDLIAQDSSLMPVNAGNIILTPHQMEWQRLSRIHIPFQTDEANIAALAKLVPNKNVVLVLKSNHTHIYIADGQIFVNPLGNPGMATGGMGDTLAGIIAGFVAQFGSQVKTVLAAVYLHSLAGDEIYKENYLVRPTKLAALLPKLMKSYVN; encoded by the coding sequence ATGGCAGAAATCACAGAAGAAATTTTACATGAAGTGATTAAGCGGCGTAAGAGCGTCTCTCACAAGGGTAATTACGGTAGAGTGTTACTAATCGGCGGCAGCGAAAACTACGGTGGAGCGATAATTATGGCGGCTGAGGGCGCGCTTAATGCGGGCAGCGGTCTGGTGGCAGTTGCCTCGCACCAGCAAAATTTATCGGCTTTGCATTCCCGGGATCCGGAAGTAATGTTTATTGATTGGCAGGATAAGACTTTAGGCAGCTTAATTAAAAAAATGAATGTGGTTGTGTGCGGTCCGGGATTGGGAACCAATGATTTTGCTAAGAAAATTTTATTAACGGTAAAAGACATGGTTACGGCCAAGCAGACACTGATTTTGGATGCCAGTGCCCTGGACCTGATTGCCCAGGATTCGTCATTAATGCCGGTGAATGCCGGAAATATCATTTTAACTCCGCACCAAATGGAATGGCAGCGGCTGAGTAGGATCCATATTCCGTTTCAAACGGATGAAGCCAATATTGCTGCTTTAGCTAAATTGGTACCAAATAAGAACGTGGTACTGGTTTTGAAATCTAACCACACGCATATTTATATTGCTGATGGGCAAATTTTTGTTAATCCCCTTGGCAATCCGGGAATGGCCACCGGCGGTATGGGTGATACTTTAGCCGGAATCATTGCTGGCTTTGTGGCTCAGTTCGGCTCACAGGTAAAAACGGTTTTGGCAGCCGTTTACCTGCATTCACTGGCTGGGGATGAGATATATAAAGAAAATTATCTTGTGCGGCCGACAAAATTAGCGGCTTTGCTGCCAAAATTAATGAAAAGCTATGTCAATTAA
- a CDS encoding polysaccharide biosynthesis protein has product MKENKIKGRNTQSTFIKGSAWMTVGSITSRILGAVYIIPWFAWMWPYGNIANAMTARSYNIYSIFILISTAGIPGAVAKQVAKYNALNEYGIGRKLFRRGLILMMFLGIISAAVMYWASPILASNGSQSDPRQIEVMRSLSYAILIIPILSIMRGYFQGYADMMPSAMSQFIEQFARVIWILLTAYVIMKIQHGSFVRAVIQFNLAAAIGAVFGIAVLVWFLLSRRQKLNVLVENSNNQIKVSTSSLVREIIAQAIPFIIIDAGIQLFYLVDQYTFHPIIASLVNANYDTIETWYALFSLNANKLIMIIVSLATAMAVTAIPLLSAAHARRDYQNISLQIGNTLDLFLFVMIPAAFGMAAIATPIYTIFYGYDILGSSVLYVSAFTAITLGLFTVLMAILQGLSENSLAIKYLVLGLIIKAIMQYPMIFLFKIYGPLASTNLGMLTIIFLALKHLKINFSFNSSRTNRRFIGVMAFSIGMFLLVLLTEKLLGFVLTPTRRGQAFIIVFASVLVGIIFYAFVTLKTGLAQKVLGDRIVQVLHKFHLHA; this is encoded by the coding sequence ATGAAAGAAAATAAAATAAAAGGAAGAAATACACAAAGCACTTTTATCAAGGGCTCGGCCTGGATGACCGTTGGTTCAATTACTTCACGGATTCTCGGTGCGGTATATATTATTCCTTGGTTTGCTTGGATGTGGCCTTACGGCAACATTGCTAATGCAATGACCGCAAGAAGCTATAATATTTACAGTATTTTTATTTTGATTTCGACTGCAGGAATTCCGGGTGCCGTTGCCAAGCAGGTGGCAAAGTATAATGCACTCAATGAGTATGGAATTGGCCGCAAATTATTTAGACGCGGACTAATCTTGATGATGTTTTTGGGAATCATTTCTGCAGCAGTAATGTATTGGGCCTCGCCGATTCTGGCTTCTAATGGCAGCCAAAGTGATCCGCGCCAGATTGAAGTAATGCGCAGTCTATCGTACGCGATTTTAATTATTCCAATTTTGAGTATTATGCGGGGGTATTTTCAGGGCTATGCAGATATGATGCCCTCCGCAATGTCACAGTTTATTGAGCAGTTTGCGCGGGTTATCTGGATACTTCTGACGGCCTACGTCATTATGAAGATTCAGCATGGTTCGTTTGTTCGGGCAGTTATTCAATTTAATTTGGCGGCGGCAATTGGAGCAGTTTTTGGCATTGCCGTTTTGGTCTGGTTTTTACTATCACGCAGGCAAAAATTGAATGTCCTGGTTGAAAATTCCAATAATCAAATTAAGGTTTCAACTTCCAGCCTTGTGCGAGAAATTATTGCCCAGGCAATCCCGTTTATCATCATTGATGCGGGGATTCAACTTTTCTACCTGGTTGATCAGTACACCTTTCACCCAATAATTGCCAGTCTGGTTAATGCTAATTACGACACAATTGAAACATGGTATGCTCTGTTTTCCCTGAATGCCAACAAGTTAATTATGATTATTGTGTCTTTGGCAACTGCGATGGCGGTTACAGCAATTCCGTTGTTATCTGCTGCCCATGCCCGGCGGGATTACCAAAATATTTCGTTGCAAATTGGAAATACGCTTGACCTATTTTTGTTTGTGATGATCCCGGCAGCTTTCGGCATGGCTGCAATTGCGACACCGATTTATACTATTTTTTATGGTTATGACATCTTGGGTTCCAGTGTCCTGTATGTGTCTGCGTTTACGGCCATTACACTGGGCTTGTTTACCGTCTTAATGGCAATCCTGCAGGGCCTGTCAGAAAATAGTTTAGCGATTAAATATTTGGTTCTAGGCTTAATTATCAAAGCCATTATGCAGTACCCGATGATTTTCTTGTTTAAAATATATGGCCCTCTTGCATCAACCAATCTGGGTATGCTGACCATTATCTTTTTGGCACTCAAACATTTGAAAATTAATTTTTCGTTCAACAGTAGCCGTACCAATCGCCGCTTTATTGGAGTGATGGCATTCTCAATTGGGATGTTTCTGCTGGTTCTTTTAACTGAAAAATTGCTGGGTTTTGTTCTCACACCAACAAGACGCGGACAAGCATTTATTATCGTGTTTGCTTCCGTTTTAGTTGGCATCATCTTTTATGCTTTTGTGACGCTTAAGACAGGGCTAGCGCAGAAAGTCCTGGGTGACCGGATTGTTCAGGTTTTGCACAAATTTCATCTTCACGCGTAA
- a CDS encoding D-alanyl-D-alanine carboxypeptidase family protein — MILLVCTAGQSVLASSADNYQAGQLELPVKSALVIDSGTGQVLYGKNINQPLPIASMTKLVTVYLTLLAIRQKKINWATRVKPDAEIVRVANNPDFSNVPLKRGHKYSVKQLYQATLIESANGAAMCLAQAVSGSQSAFVRQMRHQLKQWHINDAQIYTVCGLPNKNVGKAAYPGVAKNVENKMSAKDMAIVGQHLLLEFPQVLQTTKLAHLNFVDVGKVTRMTNFNSMLPGLPQNDPAIKIDGLKTGTTDAAGACFIGTAKYKGGRVISVVMGARHRDGTDPARFIQTRALLKHVFANYHPLNFTAGEKLSGQTMMKAKDGQEEQIRLGFKTKTTVWDPLDGKTVTTSLQRKEIEAPITKGQVVNYYQFKSGSRKLPSLDNPSGMQIKAQALQATGKVNFLVRFWRWLFGG; from the coding sequence ATGATTTTGCTGGTTTGCACGGCGGGGCAAAGCGTCCTTGCCAGTAGCGCAGATAATTATCAGGCAGGTCAACTTGAGCTGCCGGTTAAGTCCGCCTTGGTGATTGATAGCGGCACGGGACAAGTGCTGTACGGCAAAAATATAAACCAGCCGTTGCCAATTGCTTCCATGACCAAATTAGTTACCGTTTATCTGACTTTGCTGGCAATCAGGCAAAAGAAAATTAACTGGGCAACTCGCGTTAAGCCCGATGCAGAGATTGTGCGCGTTGCCAACAATCCCGACTTTTCGAATGTTCCGCTTAAGCGGGGACACAAGTATTCAGTTAAGCAGCTCTATCAAGCAACGCTGATTGAATCGGCGAATGGGGCAGCAATGTGCTTGGCCCAGGCAGTTTCTGGCAGTCAGAGTGCATTTGTTCGGCAAATGCGCCATCAGCTGAAGCAATGGCACATTAATGACGCACAGATTTATACCGTTTGCGGTCTGCCGAATAAAAATGTGGGCAAGGCAGCTTATCCGGGCGTAGCAAAAAATGTCGAAAATAAAATGTCGGCTAAGGATATGGCAATAGTTGGTCAGCACCTTTTGTTAGAGTTCCCGCAAGTTCTGCAAACGACTAAATTGGCTCACCTTAATTTTGTAGATGTCGGCAAAGTGACGCGCATGACAAACTTTAACTCAATGCTGCCGGGCTTGCCTCAGAATGATCCTGCAATTAAAATTGATGGCTTAAAAACCGGTACGACCGACGCTGCAGGTGCTTGTTTTATTGGGACGGCCAAGTATAAAGGCGGACGGGTTATCAGTGTCGTTATGGGGGCGCGGCACCGTGATGGAACTGATCCGGCCCGCTTTATTCAAACAAGGGCTTTGCTGAAGCATGTTTTCGCCAACTACCATCCCCTTAATTTTACCGCGGGTGAAAAATTATCCGGGCAGACGATGATGAAGGCCAAGGACGGTCAGGAAGAACAGATTCGGCTCGGCTTTAAAACGAAAACGACTGTTTGGGATCCGCTTGACGGTAAAACCGTGACCACCAGTCTGCAAAGAAAAGAAATCGAAGCGCCAATTACTAAGGGTCAGGTTGTCAATTATTATCAATTCAAATCAGGAAGCAGGAAATTACCTTCGCTGGATAATCCGTCTGGGATGCAAATCAAGGCGCAAGCTCTGCAGGCAACCGGTAAAGTGAATTTCTTGGTCAGGTTTTGGCGCTGGCTGTTTGGGGGCTAG